A section of the Virgibacillus sp. NKC19-3 genome encodes:
- the wecB gene encoding non-hydrolyzing UDP-N-acetylglucosamine 2-epimerase → MTVFGTRPEAIKMAPLVKELNKRSERFESIVTVTAQHREMLDQVLDIFRIKPDYDLDIMKQNQTLAQITNRTLNGLDEIMKETKPDVVLVHGDTSTTFAASLAAFYNQIIVGHVEAGLRTWNKYSPYPEEMNRQLTGVIADLHFAPTDKAKQNLLNENKAEETIYVTGNTAIDALNTTITDTYSSRVLDELGDKRLVLMTAHRRENLGQNMNQIFRAIKRLTQEHEDIQVIYPVHLNPVVQQAANNILGDNEKVTLIDPLGAVDFHNFAAQAHIILTDSGGVQEEAPSLGVPVLVLRDTTERPEGVDAGTLKLAGTNEEDIFHLANELLSDDEAYEKMAKASNPYGDGHASQRIVDGILAYFEKG, encoded by the coding sequence ATGACTGTATTTGGCACAAGACCTGAAGCAATTAAAATGGCTCCACTTGTCAAAGAATTAAACAAACGATCCGAGCGATTTGAATCCATTGTTACAGTGACTGCACAGCATCGTGAAATGCTTGATCAAGTCTTGGATATCTTTCGTATAAAACCGGATTATGATTTGGACATTATGAAACAAAATCAAACCCTGGCTCAAATTACGAATCGTACGTTAAACGGCCTTGATGAAATAATGAAAGAAACAAAACCGGATGTTGTACTGGTCCACGGTGATACAAGTACAACGTTTGCCGCTTCACTTGCTGCCTTCTATAATCAGATTATCGTTGGTCATGTGGAAGCGGGGCTGCGTACATGGAATAAATACTCCCCTTATCCAGAAGAGATGAATAGGCAACTAACAGGTGTCATTGCGGACTTGCATTTTGCCCCAACAGATAAAGCGAAGCAAAACCTTTTAAATGAAAATAAAGCCGAAGAAACGATTTATGTAACTGGTAATACAGCAATTGATGCATTAAACACAACAATTACGGATACATATTCCAGTCGGGTTCTGGATGAATTAGGCGATAAGCGCTTGGTTCTCATGACGGCACATCGACGTGAGAACTTGGGGCAGAACATGAATCAAATATTCCGCGCAATCAAACGTTTAACCCAGGAGCACGAGGATATTCAAGTCATTTATCCTGTTCATCTAAATCCGGTTGTACAACAAGCAGCCAACAACATATTAGGTGATAATGAAAAAGTTACGTTAATTGATCCATTGGGTGCTGTAGATTTTCACAATTTTGCAGCTCAAGCGCATATTATTTTAACGGATTCCGGAGGCGTGCAAGAAGAGGCGCCATCACTAGGTGTACCGGTATTGGTTTTACGGGATACGACAGAGCGTCCTGAGGGAGTGGATGCTGGTACATTAAAATTAGCTGGAACGAATGAAGAAGACATCTTTCATTTAGCAAACGAACTTCTTTCAGATGACGAAGCATATGAGAAAATGGCAAAAGCGTCAAATCCGTATGGGGACGGTCATGCATCGCAAAGAATCGTAGATGGGATTTTAGCGTATTTTGAGAAGGGCTAG
- a CDS encoding acyltransferase family protein translates to MGDKMTAVSKDVKISNLKGILIFLVVFGHLIEIYKDDYFELFVFIYAFHMPLFIFISGYLAKRMRISKVVNFILLYLIFQTFFNWVLHLTGDYPNLQFTYGEPHFHLWYIVSMGFWYGIILIITKLNLNTAGKWITFIIIFIIGFMSRWYTDDVVDFVQKYYGNFSSYTLSYQRTLSFLPFFFLGYFMNKQWLSSIYHSLNHRITTIMLLIITMLFTFLYVQNADGFESIFRGSHGINKFLDDNDGFSMYFPKIIFSYALSFWLCYLIINLIPNKASIFTKWGDNSLTIFLFHPIIVFVIRSTEYMTEWEPDTKLIAFLLVTIIVTFILGSNFFERATRYMCNPYYFIKKVMNK, encoded by the coding sequence TTGGGTGATAAGATGACAGCAGTTAGTAAAGATGTAAAAATCAGTAACCTAAAAGGGATATTAATATTTTTAGTAGTTTTTGGCCATTTAATTGAAATATACAAAGATGATTACTTCGAGTTATTTGTTTTTATTTATGCTTTTCATATGCCGCTATTTATCTTCATTAGCGGATATTTAGCGAAACGAATGCGTATTAGTAAAGTTGTCAACTTCATTCTGCTTTATTTGATATTTCAAACATTTTTCAATTGGGTGTTGCACTTAACCGGGGATTATCCAAACCTACAATTTACATACGGAGAACCACATTTTCATTTATGGTATATTGTCAGTATGGGGTTTTGGTATGGTATTATTTTAATAATTACGAAACTCAATTTGAATACAGCAGGAAAATGGATAACGTTTATCATTATCTTTATCATTGGCTTTATGTCACGCTGGTATACAGATGACGTTGTCGATTTCGTACAAAAATACTATGGAAACTTTTCATCTTATACACTAAGCTATCAAAGAACTTTATCATTTTTGCCTTTCTTTTTCTTGGGATATTTTATGAATAAACAATGGCTCTCATCTATTTATCATTCTTTAAATCATAGAATTACTACAATCATGTTATTGATTATCACAATGCTTTTTACATTTTTGTATGTACAAAATGCTGATGGGTTTGAGTCTATTTTTAGAGGGAGTCATGGTATTAACAAATTCCTTGACGATAACGATGGTTTTTCAATGTATTTTCCAAAAATCATCTTTTCTTATGCTCTATCTTTTTGGCTATGCTACTTAATCATAAACTTAATACCAAATAAAGCAAGTATTTTTACAAAGTGGGGAGACAACTCATTAACTATATTTTTGTTTCACCCTATTATTGTTTTTGTTATACGTAGCACGGAATATATGACAGAGTGGGAACCAGATACAAAACTCATTGCTTTCTTGTTGGTAACGATTATTGTCACGTTTATATTGGGGTCTAACTTTTTTGAGAGGGCGACAAGATATATGTGTAATCCGTATTACTTTATTAAAAAGGTAATGAATAAATAA